From a single bacterium genomic region:
- a CDS encoding enoyl-CoA hydratase-related protein has translation MYETVLIEDRGGVRVVTLNRPDVLNAFDARLGEELLDALTKAEGAAAVRCVVLTGAGRAFCSGADLRGHTPGETSLGALLRSRYNRIVLRLRTMEKPVIAAVNGVAAGAGCNLALAADLRVASDRASFIEVFTRVGLIPDSGGTWLLPRFVGVGRALEMMFFAEPVDAAAAERLGLVNRVVSQDDLMPRTLEWAARLADGPTRAYGLIKRAVDRALALDLRGALDYEAHLQEIAGRSDDHREGVAAFLAKRPPSYAGR, from the coding sequence GTGTATGAGACGGTGCTCATCGAGGACCGCGGGGGCGTGCGCGTCGTCACGCTCAACCGGCCGGACGTCCTCAACGCGTTCGATGCCAGGCTAGGCGAAGAGCTCCTCGACGCCTTGACCAAAGCGGAGGGAGCGGCCGCGGTGCGCTGCGTGGTGCTGACGGGCGCCGGCCGGGCGTTCTGCTCCGGCGCCGACCTGCGCGGCCACACGCCCGGGGAGACCTCGCTCGGGGCGCTGCTGCGGAGCCGCTACAACCGGATCGTCCTGCGGCTGCGCACCATGGAGAAGCCGGTGATCGCCGCGGTGAACGGCGTGGCCGCCGGCGCGGGCTGCAACCTCGCGCTGGCAGCCGATCTGCGCGTGGCGTCGGACCGCGCCAGCTTCATCGAGGTGTTCACGCGCGTCGGCCTGATCCCCGACTCCGGCGGCACCTGGCTGCTGCCGCGGTTCGTCGGCGTCGGGCGCGCGCTCGAGATGATGTTCTTCGCCGAACCCGTGGACGCCGCGGCGGCGGAGCGCCTGGGGCTCGTCAACCGCGTCGTGTCCCAGGACGACCTGATGCCGCGCACGCTCGAGTGGGCCGCGCGCCTCGCCGACGGACCGACGCGGGCCTACGGGCTCATCAAGCGCGCCGTGGACCGCGCGCTCGCGCTCGACCTCCGCGGCGCGCTGGACTATGAGGCGCATCTGCAGGAGATCGCCGGCCGGTCCGACGACCACCGCGAAGGCGTGGCGGCGTTTCTGGCAAAGCGCCCGCCGTCGTACGCGGGACGGTAG
- a CDS encoding acetyl-CoA C-acyltransferase, translated as MRDVVILDGVRSPIGRYGGALRDIRPDDLAARMIEAVVRRNDLDPAEIEDVVIGCTNQAGEDNRNVARMAVLLAGLPDTVPGQTVNRLCGSGMQAVHAATRAIACGDGDVYLAGGVESMTRAPFVMGKPAHAFPRGTQVLQDTTIGWRFPNPKLEARFPLYSMGETAENVAERYGISREEQDEFAVESQHRAAAAQRDGRFADEIVPVVVARPRGDPLTVDADEHPRPDTTFEGLSALRPAFRPGGTVTAGNSSGINDGTACLLVASAEWAERRGRRPLARIAAMAAAGVDPSYMGIGPVPATQKALGRAGRTLDEIDLVELNEAFAAQALACVRDLGLDRARLNVNGGAIALGHPIGASGARILVTLIREMGRRKSRWGLATMCIGVGQGIATIVEGLA; from the coding sequence ATGCGTGACGTGGTGATTCTCGACGGGGTGCGCAGCCCGATCGGACGGTACGGCGGGGCACTGCGCGACATCCGCCCGGACGACCTCGCGGCGCGGATGATCGAAGCGGTCGTCCGGCGCAACGATCTCGATCCCGCGGAGATCGAGGACGTCGTGATCGGCTGTACCAACCAGGCGGGCGAGGACAACCGGAACGTCGCCCGGATGGCCGTGCTGCTGGCCGGGCTGCCGGACACGGTCCCGGGCCAGACCGTGAATCGGCTCTGCGGGTCCGGGATGCAGGCGGTGCACGCGGCGACGCGCGCGATCGCCTGCGGCGACGGCGACGTGTATCTCGCCGGCGGGGTCGAGAGCATGACGCGCGCCCCGTTCGTCATGGGCAAACCGGCCCACGCGTTTCCACGCGGCACGCAGGTGTTGCAGGACACGACGATCGGCTGGCGGTTTCCGAACCCAAAGTTGGAAGCGCGGTTCCCGCTCTACAGTATGGGCGAGACTGCGGAAAACGTCGCGGAGCGGTACGGCATCTCGCGGGAAGAGCAGGACGAGTTCGCCGTCGAGAGCCAGCACCGGGCCGCGGCGGCGCAGCGGGACGGCCGGTTCGCCGACGAGATCGTCCCGGTCGTGGTCGCGCGCCCCCGGGGCGACCCGCTCACCGTTGATGCCGACGAGCATCCGCGTCCGGACACGACCTTCGAGGGCCTGTCCGCGCTGCGCCCGGCGTTCCGGCCCGGCGGCACGGTGACCGCCGGCAACTCCTCCGGCATCAACGATGGGACGGCCTGTCTTCTCGTCGCGTCCGCGGAGTGGGCCGAGCGCCGCGGCCGGCGGCCGCTCGCCCGGATCGCGGCGATGGCCGCCGCCGGCGTCGATCCGTCGTACATGGGCATCGGCCCCGTGCCGGCCACGCAGAAGGCGCTCGGTCGCGCCGGGCGGACGCTCGACGAGATCGACCTGGTCGAGCTGAACGAAGCCTTCGCCGCGCAGGCGCTGGCCTGCGTGCGGGACCTCGGCCTCGACCGGGCGCGCCTCAACGTGAACGGCGGGGCGATCGCGCTCGGCCATCCGATCGGCGCGAGCGGGGCGCGGATCCTGGTCACGTTGATCCGCGAGATGGGCCGCCGGAAGTCGCGGTGGGGACTCGCCACGATGTGCATCGGCGTCGGCCAGGGCATCGCGACGATCGTGGAGGGACTCGCGTAG